CATGAAATACTATGCTTTCCTCCCAAATGTTTCTTTGAAAGATTGCAAGTACAGGGAACCAATTATTGTAATCTCCTGTCGAATGCCTTTTCAAAGACAAAGTGTAAAATATTATGAATagtatattgtattttcttttagaATGTACATAATGTAATGAACTTTCTTCTCCAATCCCATTTTAAAGACTAAAAGTTTGTAATCAATTATTACATTTTCCAGTCGAATGATGTTTCAATAGTtctaaaattttcaaattatttattgcGTTTCCTCTCGTATGCCTTATCAAACGataaaatattctgaaataaatcattacactttcTTCTCGGATATCTTTTTCAAACAGGTCAAGTATTTTTAATTGTCTTGTTTGCaagtatctaaagaaaaaaaaaataccaaactgTTTTCTCAAAAACCTTTAAAAAGACTGCAATATCTTTAATCAATTTCTTTGATTTccattgaaaacttttttttagtcactataaatgtttttaaaccaaTTTCTGCCCTAAAGCTATTTCAAAGACCGTAAATTTCTGGAAGCAATGATTGAAGTATCCTCGAGAAATAAAGGATTACACTTTCTCATTAAGATTTTTCCTCATTCACTATAAAATATTGAAATCAGTTATTGTACTATCTcttcgaatattttttttccaaagacagGTCTTTTCACTTTTGTAACAAATCTTAAGTtgaagaaagatagaaaaaaaagatgatacTAAAATCTACGCCTAACTTCAAAGTCCCTCCATTTATTAGTGATTTTTTTATTCTAGATCCCCCCTGATCGAGCTAGGCTCGTCATGAAAATGAAGATAGGGAACTGTGGATTCAAATGTGCGAAAAAATGTCACCCAGCTTCAGGGAATACCACCTCCCCAGGTAAGAGTACGATATCTTACTACAGTATAAGAGTCTAATCCTGTAGGATtctaggtgatttttttttcttttttagaaactttttttcttcttatctGTGATATAAGATGAATATATTAGAACTAAAATAGGAAAATACATATAGGTGACAAGGAAGTTGTTGAGATTGAAGAAACTATTGagctatttagatatatataaattgaagTTGACCCAGCCTGTGCATGTTTCTATTGAATTGTTGCATTTTATTTAGAATCTAAATAAGCCAATGATTACCAAGGAAAAGAGATTTTATAGTTTGAAGTACTAAATTAAAATcactttttgaaaataaaatataaatgtgcacgcacatatacacacacaaacatatatatatatatatatatatatatatatatatatatatatatatatatatatatatatatatatatatatgtgtgtgtgtgtgtgtgtgtgtgtgtgtgtgtgtgtgtgtgtgtttgtatatttgtttatatcatTGTAGTCATGGATTTCTATCTAGAATATATTCAAGCATGTTATTAGATATTTGAGCTTTATTTGACTTCGTATGATATTGATAACCTACGTAATTATCTACAGACTCTTCAACTACTGGATTTATTACAACACAAGACTCCTCTACATCAACACCCTCTGCTCCCTTGGTGTCTGTGAAACCATTAGCAAAATCTGCTGTTTCTGAGTCACAGACTGAGCTGGTAGGATTGCTCTCTGATGCTGAGGGGGGTGTAAACAAACGAGATGTCTCTGGATCATCTGGTGAGGCAACTGTAAATTTCATATCATCTGTAACAAGATTCAAGAATAAGGTTATTTACTGGACTATCAATTTTGAAAGCTTAACTTTCGCTGATATTCCCACGATTAATGCCGTAACACTTGAGATAAAGTCTATGAGACAGGGAGTCAAAAATGGCAGCAAGGTTTTGTTAAATAGAGATAAAGCAGAAGTAAAAGCTGTCATTAAGTTAACGGCCATATTTATAGGAGACATATCTATTGACATTGATGAAGAAAATAGACTAGCAAAATTGACCAGCTCTAGTTCAagaactaaaacagtaaaaacggtGATTGAAAATATCCAGACAACTGCTATTTCTATAAAAAATGCACTTGGACAACAAAGCAGCAATAGTAGTAGTGTTTCTGTAGGTTTTGTAACAGAAATCATAAGAATAATCGAATATATAATCACAGATGGTGCGAGTGCAATAACACAAAGCAATCTGTTAACATTAACAGATTATAGCAGACAGTTAGAAGATATAAATGTCGCTGTAAGTACTGCAGGAACATTCAGTCTTAGTGATAGACAAATTATAGAAGATGTAATATCCACAGTAAATTCATTCAATTTAGTCATTGAATCTATAATAAGAAGAACTGAAGAGAAAATTATAGCACAGGAGAAGTTGCTGTTAAAACGGGATCTTCTATCTGTAACAGATGCTGTGAAAAATAGTATATCTCAAATAATTACAGCTAAAGCAGCAGTTGCTGAAAATGCTACTACAACTACACATAGCATTTCGACAAACATCATTGAGGTCTACAGCTTGCTAGAAACATCTTTCGAAAGTCTTACTAGGAAGCAAGTAGAAACACTCAATTATTTTAACTCCGAGGCTCAAACGATTGTTCAGTTATTTGAAACATCAAATGTAGAGATTATTGGGTTTGAAACCATAAAAAAGTCCAATAGAGAACTTCAGAAAAAAGCCAAAAAATCTTACGATGATTTGTTCTCCAGAAGCTCTGTCACGGCAAAAGCAGAAATTACCGCTGAAGCAAAGCAATATATAATAGAGATAATTGAGGCTGTGAAATATTTCCAGTCGTCGTCAGAAGTTGTAAACCTACAGGAATCCTTGGAGATTATCACAAATGGCATTACTTACCTGTCTTCTCTGGATGTGGAATCACTGTCAGAAAGCACAATATTAGAACTGCAACAATATTCCAGCCAACTGACTGTAGATTTGGATAGAGCTCTTAATAATAGCTTTGGGGTTATAGGCATTGAAAATTTCCTAACACAAGCAGAATTCTCTTTAGATGCAGTAGATGATAAGTTGAATATACTATCTAAATCTGAAGAACAAATCATTAACATTGAAAGATCTGAAACAGCAATTGTGCTGCTATCAACCTTAGAAACAGAAATTTCTGCTCTTGCTACTAAAGCCACAAGTTCAGGTTCTCAGAGTGATACAATCTTAATTGCTGATATTGAAAAAGTTATTTCCGAAATAACAGAGATACTTGTTAAAATCTCATCTAAAACATATAAAATAACAGAAGCAAATATCATTGGTATTGAGGAATATATCGAAAGTTTTAAATTACTTGCAAATCAAACTCTATCTTTTACCACAATAACAGGATTCAATGAGTTCGAGTCTTTAGTTCAAATTACAAAAGAGGCtgtgcaagagaaaaaaaataaatttaccatAAGCTTTGAGGCCAAGAAAAATTTAGACACCTTGGAATATATAGATTCCTTCCTAGCAAGTCTAAAGGCATATCTATCAGTGTTAACAGACTCTGAGGAATCTACATTAATATCAGCAAACCTAATAGTCTCAGAGATTGCCACACATTTAACAAATTGGCTTCCCGGAATTAGTTATGTCCGAAGGGAAACTGTTGATGAAGTGCAAGGATACTTATTTAGTTTAAAGAGTCAAACCACTTCAGGGGATGAAGTGCAAGGGGTCTCTGGATTAATTTCTACAGTGATGAACTTAGAAACACTTACAAGAGATGCCAAAAATGTAACACGTCAGGATGATCAAGGTACCCAAGCGAAGATCAACTTAGAAACAGTCTATAATCTGGTCACTGAAGCAACTACATCGTTCCAACAGCTCATAGAGCTAACTAAAGATTTCCAAGGTAGTGAAGTGGCATATCAGGAAGTAGCATACGTCGTTAAAAATATAACAACAATTAGCAGGAAGACCAGTGCAATAACTTCACTAGAAGTTGACGAACTTCAGCAGACACTGGCTACTTTTAGTGAGTTTATAACAGGTGGTGAGATTCAAGACAAAATTTTAGGATTAACAGACAGTTTTAACCAAATTATAAATGCTAAAAAACTCTtacagaaaaaattgaaaaaatacgaAGTTGATAAAGTtgaaattataaaggaaataagCCAGTTAGTTAATAATACACTGAAGGCATTTGAGTCTAAAGTAATTGATATAAGCAATAATGACCCTTCAGAATATGAATTCATAACATCAGATACAATTGATGAATTCTATGCGTTTATTTTAAGGGTAGAAGAACAGCCAAAGTCACTGAGTGGAGAAGATTTGCAATATCTATTGACACTCATACCAAAGGTTCAATATGAATTATCATCTACCAGTGAATACGACATTATCAGGGGCTACAGTACAGATTTGACAACAGTTCTGGAAAAAGCAGATAGTATAACGAATTTATTGAACCAAATAGAAAGCGAGGAGGAAGCTCtgcaaaaagataaagaaaatctcTCCCTCTATTCGGATACTGAATTATTTTTGTCTGAAATTATCGACTCGCTTGGAAGATTAACAGAAATGGATGAGGATCCTGATTCCGATAATACTCAGACCCTATTTGAAGAATTCTCAATAACACTAAGTACGCTATCAGCAAATATTTCCATGTTCACTGACCTTTCAGACTTATTGGAATTATTAGATATTCTATTAGCAGCAGAAGAGAGTAACTTAAAGCCAAAAGGAACTGAGGGAATTTTATCAGAAGCAAAAGATGCATTGACATCAGTTGGAGAACAGCTAGAAGCATTTGCAACACAAAGCCTTATTAAATTCAGTATTCAGCAATTGAATGCTGTTTCAGATGTAACAGACACATTAGAAAGGGAATTGAAGAACCAAATCGATAGTATAAGTCCTCAAAAACTAGTTGGGAAACCTAATGAAGAAATCGGAAATACAATCAAGTTTATAAATTCCTTAAGAGTAGACTCAATAAGTAACAATGAACTTGAAGATTTGGTCGGTAGGTTTAATCTGATAACATTATCCCTGGGTGAATTGACAGATGAAGAAGGTGCCGGTAATTTGATAGCCTTGAAGAGGTCTTTAGATAATTTTGCAACGAAAGCTGATAGGTACAAAAGACAACAACTTGATCGCGAAACTGTGAAAGAGCAACTTAAGAAAGTTCAAAGCTCAGATGAAGTACTGAGAAATATTAAAAACGAGTTATCAAACAAAATTACTATAATTACTTCAGTGAATGTAACACCAACTGGAAACTCTGAGCCTAAAGAAATACAAGATATCACTTCCCAACTAAATAATATTTTTGAGAATACAGTTCATGAAGCAAATATAGGAGACCTTAATGAAACTCTCATTGCTCTgacaaatttaaatgtaaatgcgGGCGAGGAAGTTCCAGGAATATTTAACCTACAATCATTATTAGAGCGATCCATTTATGATGTGCAAACAGAGAGCCAATTTCTGAAATCAACAGAATTGGCTAGAAAGTCTATCGATATCTTATCAGCTTCTTCCATATACATAGCTGATATTGAAAGCCAGTTGCAAAACATAGTTGATTATATTCGTGAGGATAACACTGAAAATGAAGGAATAACACCAATTGTTCTTGAGGAAGCTCTGATTCTTCTTGGAAAAACAGGAAATGCGGAGTACAGTAATTCGTTTTTAAAAGACATTGAAGTTCTATCAAATGATCTCAGAGGCCTGAATCTCCAAGTGAAAATTGATATAAAATCAGTTCTTGAAGTTTTGGAGCTGACTAGAGCTGCTCGTTATCAGATATCACAAACGCTAGAAAATCAGAATTATATATCAGAGTATAGACATAGAATTATACTATATGAGAGATTAAGTGGAATTTTATCACAAGTCAATGAAACACTAAATATTTTTGACGACAATAACATAAATGATGGACCACAATTAGTTAATCAAGATATAGATCTATTCTTTAGTTTAATCCAAGAATTCTACGAAACTACTGaaaaaagagacagaaaaattGACTTACTTGGATCAGTTTTGGAGAAAGTAAAAAACATAAGCTCGACTGAGCTAAATGGTAAATATATAAATGGGTTAGGAACAGCCAAAACCCAAATATACCAAATAGACTTAAGATTACAAGAAGAATTGGCTACCTCTAAGAAATTGGTTAAGCTTTCTGCTAAGAAAACAACAAAACTCGAAACTCTCAACATTTTCGAACTTATAAACAGCATAGCAAATTCAAAGATATCTTCTGTGGGGATAGCAACACAAGAAGTAAAATTTTCTGAAGTCACAGACTTACAGCAAGCACTTGATAGGATAGATCTGGACTCTGTGTCATTTGAAGATATATCAGATTTGAAGGAAAAGGTAAATGCTTTCGAAAATATAGTTATTGAGGATGGTAATGGTATAGCTAATTTGAGAGACTTAATATCTACTGTTGTATCCAAAACGGAAAGCACCAAGCAAAGCTCTGCTGTTGTTTTGGCTGTCAGTAAATTGTCAGATTCAAGTGGGTCATTGACCATAACAAATGAAGCTTTCTCTCAACTGGAAAGAGAATTATTAAATGTTACAATTTCAAATGATTCCCAGGATGACAATAAAACAGATATATTCCTAGAGATATTAGATGCTGTTGATCTAGAGTTTACTGATTCATTGGAGTCATCTAGCGAAAAATTGAAGGAAATTACAGAAAAGCTTCAATATGTTAAAAACAATATAGAATTTGGTTCAAACGTACTCTTTGAGATAAACTCTAAGATAAAGAAagcaaagaaaatgatagaaaaggAGCTAACAAGATCAGAATCTAAACTCAACCAATTGAAACAATCAACGACATTGTTAGATATACAGAGTAAGTTCAAGTTTATTTCGGAAAAATCAGAAGAGATTCTTTCAACAAACCAGCAAATAACTACAACAGATGAAGACATTGAGGACTTAATCAGAAAATTCATCTTACTGTTTAAACGATTCAAAACTAGTGCCATTGATGTTACAGATGAAGATCTGACCTTCATAAGCGACAATGCTTCAAAGTTAAATATTCTTTTTGCCAGAAATCTTAACATAAAGGGAATAGCAGAATTGAAACTCCTAAGTGATTCTGTCCTCGAGTCATCATTAAAAGAAATCAAAGCATCTGAGAGAGATACAAAAAGAGATAATAGGATAAAtgttaaaagtaaacaaaaaactgCTGTAGCTGACGTGGAAATACTATTGAAAGAAATTGCACAAAAGACAGGTGACTCTACATCTACAAGTACAGAAGTCAGCATATTTGAAGTAGAGAAAATATCTAATATTATTAAGTTAATCAAAGATGGAACTGCTAAAGAAAGTGATATAGAAGTTCTACAAGGTTATACAAAGAGCTTGAGTTCTTTTAGTGAATCATTCAGTACAGGTGTGAACATTAAAGGCTTACAAGACACTCTTGCTGAAGCTAGAAGCCTACAAGGCTATTTAGAAAAGTCTGTAACTGAAGATACCTTTGATAGTAGCTACTCTGAAACTGTTTATAAGCAAAAGGTATTCAAGTCACTTTTGTTGGACACTTCAGATCAACTAGAATCAGTAACCCTTGCTGCAGGGGATGGAAATCAAGGAAACTTTTCTCATGAAATATTTACAGACTTGCAAAAGACTTTACAAAGACTGCAAAAAGGATATTCAGAACAGACTTTACTTTTACTGAGGGATCAACTGCAGACTCTAAAATCAGTGAAAGCCGACATACCAGAAAATACAACAATAGTAGGACTCCAAGAATTGTATCGGAAAAcacagtctgttatcgtttctacAGAGTCTAGTATTTCTAGCTCAGATATGATTAACCTCGCTTTAGAAGAAGTTTCCAATTCAAAGGAGGCTGTTTACTTGATCTCGAAAATCGAAAAAACCACCAAGGAGCTAAAAAGAAAGTCCGATTCTGTGTCTTCAGGAGCCTCTAAACAGATCACAGAACTTGATGAGATACAAAATTTCTTTTCAGGAAGAACTGTGTATGCTTCAAAAGAAATTGCTACTCTAAGAGAATATCTTGCATTGTTGAACAGATATGATAAGGAAATAACCAATGAAAAACTTGAGGGATTAGATGCTATTGTATTTGAAACGGAAAAACAAAAACTGCGTCTGAAGGAAAAGATAAATAAGAATGCACAAAGCTATCGATCAGAAAAACAAACTGTTTACATTAGGTCAGCTAGTAGTCAGATCAAACAAGCATATAACCAACTGAGTGGTTTTAGAGCACCTGACCTAAGTGCAGAAgtagaagaaattgaagaagtgacaAGATTTAGCATCTTCCTACAGTCAATTGACATTCAGTCACTCTCTGCTGTTGAAATTTCACAAATTAGTGAAAAAGTCAGTAGTTTCTTCAGCACAATATCAGAGAGCAGTGTTAAAAACATCGCATATGTCGATATTATAACTGAAAAACTAACGCAGCTCAATTATGTTGCAGAAACTCAACTAAAAACCAAAGAAGCCTATATCAGTGATCAGAAAATATCATCATCTCTTAAAAATTCTCGATCTGCAATTGAAGAGAAATCTTCCCAGCTTTATTCTCTTAAGCAAGCCGCTTCATCGCAGACATTTACTTCATATGAAGAAAACACGGCCATTACAAAACTGTATTACTTTTTGTTACCATACACATATGATTTCAGGCTTATTAATGATGACTTCATCATAAATCTAAGGGAATTTGATTTATCAACTGTTTCAAGCGATAATATTTCCAGAGGAATAGGTATCAAATATCTTGAAGAAGTTAGCAgtttaacagaaaagttattggctGTAGAGAAACAATCATCTGAGAGAGCTGCAAACCTTAATTCAGTTGCTATAGCAAAAGACTTGCAAAGCTCTTTCTCATTGTTAGCCAAAACTCTTGATCAATTTACATTCAATTTTGAATCTGGAGAAAATTTAGAAGATGCATCTTACACGGGAATCCCAGGAGAATACCCTTCAGACGAACTTTCTGAAGAGGCAGACCAATTTGAATCATTTAAGGTGATTAtcaattatatcaatgatatatccACCGGCTCAAAGGATTTCAAAAGTCAAGAATCTTCTGCAATCTCTGAACGAATAAGAAATCTCATTTCCACAGATATCTACAAACTTTTCTCGAGGTATGGTGTTTCTTACATAAGACAGATTTTGGTAATCCTAAAACGTGTAACAGTTCAAGTAGCTTCATCTGTAGATAGAGCAGAGTCAGATGTTAAGGTTCAAAAGAGTTTTACCAAAATTGAAGATACATTGGAAATATTGAGTTTTATAAAACAAATCATCCtaaaaattacaaaaacaaaacaagGCTCTAGTAACGTGCATTCTATAATAGTCTCAATAAAGGAAATTCTTCAGAGGATTACAAATGTTCACTTCATATCTAATGAAGATGTCAGTAATCTCAGAGCATATGCATATCAGCTAAGTGTTGAAAGTACCTCAACTGATTCAATAGAATTGGATGAACAAGACTTTGATGAACTTCTCTCCTCTACATATGACTCCGTTGAATCTTCTTACTCCTCACAATCATCGTTTGTGACAG
This DNA window, taken from Palaemon carinicauda isolate YSFRI2023 chromosome 10, ASM3689809v2, whole genome shotgun sequence, encodes the following:
- the LOC137648364 gene encoding serine-rich adhesin for platelets-like gives rise to the protein MQNALSNAYGGLHLKETAMHCVEVTAGRTPPSRLPTHCCALLLFLHLEPERLVQSSTCNLYGGIHAHNPIEGIIMMKLFCGAFTSLMIPPDRARLVMKMKIGNCGFKCAKKCHPASGNTTSPDSSTTGFITTQDSSTSTPSAPLVSVKPLAKSAVSESQTELVGLLSDAEGGVNKRDVSGSSGEATVNFISSVTRFKNKVIYWTINFESLTFADIPTINAVTLEIKSMRQGVKNGSKVLLNRDKAEVKAVIKLTAIFIGDISIDIDEENRLAKLTSSSSRTKTVKTVIENIQTTAISIKNALGQQSSNSSSVSVGFVTEIIRIIEYIITDGASAITQSNLLTLTDYSRQLEDINVAVSTAGTFSLSDRQIIEDVISTVNSFNLVIESIIRRTEEKIIAQEKLLLKRDLLSVTDAVKNSISQIITAKAAVAENATTTTHSISTNIIEVYSLLETSFESLTRKQVETLNYFNSEAQTIVQLFETSNVEIIGFETIKKSNRELQKKAKKSYDDLFSRSSVTAKAEITAEAKQYIIEIIEAVKYFQSSSEVVNLQESLEIITNGITYLSSLDVESLSESTILELQQYSSQLTVDLDRALNNSFGVIGIENFLTQAEFSLDAVDDKLNILSKSEEQIINIERSETAIVLLSTLETEISALATKATSSGSQSDTILIADIEKVISEITEILVKISSKTYKITEANIIGIEEYIESFKLLANQTLSFTTITGFNEFESLVQITKEAVQEKKNKFTISFEAKKNLDTLEYIDSFLASLKAYLSVLTDSEESTLISANLIVSEIATHLTNWLPGISYVRRETVDEVQGYLFSLKSQTTSGDEVQGVSGLISTVMNLETLTRDAKNVTRQDDQGTQAKINLETVYNLVTEATTSFQQLIELTKDFQGSEVAYQEVAYVVKNITTISRKTSAITSLEVDELQQTLATFSEFITGGEIQDKILGLTDSFNQIINAKKLLQKKLKKYEVDKVEIIKEISQLVNNTLKAFESKVIDISNNDPSEYEFITSDTIDEFYAFILRVEEQPKSLSGEDLQYLLTLIPKVQYELSSTSEYDIIRGYSTDLTTVLEKADSITNLLNQIESEEEALQKDKENLSLYSDTELFLSEIIDSLGRLTEMDEDPDSDNTQTLFEEFSITLSTLSANISMFTDLSDLLELLDILLAAEESNLKPKGTEGILSEAKDALTSVGEQLEAFATQSLIKFSIQQLNAVSDVTDTLERELKNQIDSISPQKLVGKPNEEIGNTIKFINSLRVDSISNNELEDLVGRFNLITLSLGELTDEEGAGNLIALKRSLDNFATKADRYKRQQLDRETVKEQLKKVQSSDEVLRNIKNELSNKITIITSVNVTPTGNSEPKEIQDITSQLNNIFENTVHEANIGDLNETLIALTNLNVNAGEEVPGIFNLQSLLERSIYDVQTESQFLKSTELARKSIDILSASSIYIADIESQLQNIVDYIREDNTENEGITPIVLEEALILLGKTGNAEYSNSFLKDIEVLSNDLRGLNLQVKIDIKSVLEVLELTRAARYQISQTLENQNYISEYRHRIILYERLSGILSQVNETLNIFDDNNINDGPQLVNQDIDLFFSLIQEFYETTEKRDRKIDLLGSVLEKVKNISSTELNGKYINGLGTAKTQIYQIDLRLQEELATSKKLVKLSAKKTTKLETLNIFELINSIANSKISSVGIATQEVKFSEVTDLQQALDRIDLDSVSFEDISDLKEKVNAFENIVIEDGNGIANLRDLISTVVSKTESTKQSSAVVLAVSKLSDSSGSLTITNEAFSQLERELLNVTISNDSQDDNKTDIFLEILDAVDLEFTDSLESSSEKLKEITEKLQYVKNNIEFGSNVLFEINSKIKKAKKMIEKELTRSESKLNQLKQSTTLLDIQSKFKFISEKSEEILSTNQQITTTDEDIEDLIRKFILLFKRFKTSAIDVTDEDLTFISDNASKLNILFARNLNIKGIAELKLLSDSVLESSLKEIKASERDTKRDNRINVKSKQKTAVADVEILLKEIAQKTGDSTSTSTEVSIFEVEKISNIIKLIKDGTAKESDIEVLQGYTKSLSSFSESFSTGVNIKGLQDTLAEARSLQGYLEKSVTEDTFDSSYSETVYKQKVFKSLLLDTSDQLESVTLAAGDGNQGNFSHEIFTDLQKTLQRLQKGYSEQTLLLLRDQLQTLKSVKADIPENTTIVGLQELYRKTQSVIVSTESSISSSDMINLALEEVSNSKEAVYLISKIEKTTKELKRKSDSVSSGASKQITELDEIQNFFSGRTVYASKEIATLREYLALLNRYDKEITNEKLEGLDAIVFETEKQKLRLKEKINKNAQSYRSEKQTVYIRSASSQIKQAYNQLSGFRAPDLSAEVEEIEEVTRFSIFLQSIDIQSLSAVEISQISEKVSSFFSTISESSVKNIAYVDIITEKLTQLNYVAETQLKTKEAYISDQKISSSLKNSRSAIEEKSSQLYSLKQAASSQTFTSYEENTAITKLYYFLLPYTYDFRLINDDFIINLREFDLSTVSSDNISRGIGIKYLEEVSSLTEKLLAVEKQSSERAANLNSVAIAKDLQSSFSLLAKTLDQFTFNFESGENLEDASYTGIPGEYPSDELSEEADQFESFKVIINYINDISTGSKDFKSQESSAISERIRNLISTDIYKLFSRYGVSYIRQILVILKRVTVQVASSVDRAESDVKVQKSFTKIEDTLEILSFIKQIILKITKTKQGSSNVHSIIVSIKEILQRITNVHFISNEDVSNLRAYAYQLSVESTSTDSIELDEQDFDELLSSTYDSVESSYSSQSSFVTASKITSSSSQITAEESSGFTSFSSKSKSVTYGIEELTVINDIRQASQQTYIQKQFTNLFSFATESLSGLENLVESSSSNTTDGSDEAGENELSTLLSQIAVTLSVLNSNVDSLDFGSLTEFSSAINEIRSFVDSTYSITQKQLSDSLNLISLANNTLSSQIQSSEKYSIESQRFLNIQQSSSLVTEFTEIVSRIESESANTSIAGDINGSNFTETYEIILKYSKSITLFLTEYSLKRSSITEKAIKTFTESVKFFSSFQNFSGISIPDIKIWQSFLKETKSTTRRASSYSASKGSILRSKTQKDLLLNNRAKKAVNDYLTILRNLSTSLDGTTESTSPSKNQLVRILSESLQISKHFEVGRIESYQVIQYEKYIRELSPLIVLLRGTKILTEITTLETSLTLSQKTIEASLIDIEREAIEDESDTQLDNVYQIYTQISSFIGNQISILSGNNNSFGNTTDSQYSSIEGNITSLLNIFRESDNIFTVDTQQIYTIFTSLVFSLQTISRTELIVQFQELLLEVKKREEFVKVERESIVFDRTVTSVSRLASVIPNTFSISGQQYDNLVYLDDIERIQGELHIFRRQIYSITRSDIRIISRLQFTLKSIIETYGFNIAYLSSITETLSQIKTVAEKYKTQSLIQSNFKESVTIYSTTAEDITNVENSIKRIISSGETSLETGIDPDDAIEGAFYYLINNTLDYTQLPRDLGSVIGNFSFGTSQTSGKVNYIYLTNILRILKRLTELNNQATESLRYIERASHVTEINGLITTIIEKLKEFIGSTSSSSNTTEGPGYDTSTQSSSINVSESTVDENESTYEDNGEDSPMTLDDVVQNTLSIADEFFANGLVLEESNLEDLNYYSTIISSLPITVGQNIKDLPDVINHLSQTSFYLIQAIHAFESAYQVSESYSLLKDVFEINTLIKQALENSSSSLGTAQINGLIKSIEEYYEVFTKGFAFITKLDVNACFGLVYELNSLGGITGDTEINSQSLLYLVEQSEKTLLEAKAFLSAHYHYYQKALFTEVTDDVDNTVEAIKKLELSSSSQLTYILFEIDSLLSNIIDKLYNPTAESSSSPSSDNNTEPVVFSETIAVLKAAESNLNGLQLSTLYRLAAILSDLDFSNEDETFLNNFSLFIVKIKGILSLTANIIGDYGKSSTQVLLLQELSTILNDTSVKAKKWIYRECETDCSKVDLITNSPLVTSTSANNVYTTTISPNSSITVLDSESVQKSFEQASDILIYWSFDSSSVDFKSVSQFKAYMQSLEDSCQLVKGLHIWDHILISSNVTLLSLLQDVYLKQKIERAATEEALLRYENALEVLRATYEISSEAPENNTETTTTQTSDIWSMSTNEFSEDAVETAEIEIPISSRINHLITLSNLIIERAIDADYNIRRYEIEALNSYQSNFNELVKAGGVLSEYNIDYLLNNALQAENQTEKSVETLYQFSVQSSKSRAHELGQSFFQQTKLLVLFSISIISDLKNISSVNGSTTSLNASVSSEQSTISSLEDCGNLLCKSERLRDSLLLLLGEGGSTTAYPTTLGGYETSITYETTNGVDGNNITFMDSYIHEQFIYGETRSSVYAFTRALLKLGDEDPGVYDKVLDTLEESVGLLDDQLNKIESQAVTTSVDISSYVYISF